The window TGAGGGCTAGCGGAGCTTACCCTCAACCCCAACGTCCTTGGCCCGCTGACAAGGGCCTCTCTCGACCTAACCCTACTACTGGTAGGGTTTCCTTCCCTTCTGCTCCCCAGTATGCTCGTCAGGCGCGTGAAGGCTACGGTTTCCGCCCCAAGTCCGGTCAGACTACGCCTAGCACCAGTGCGGAAGCTGGCTTGACTTATCCTTTCCCTAGTAACAGCTCTTCTAGGGTGCCAAGGCCCagagaggatgatgatgatctTGATCACAGACCGGATGGGAAGTCGATGGAGGAGTTGAGGGGCGAGGTTAGGGAAGAATTGGATAAACAGGGTTTGGTGCAGGCTGCCAAGGGAGTTGTTGAACCTCACCAGGGGATCGCTGGAATTGCCGATGAAGAGGGTCTCGGCTGGCCTGGTAAGCATACTCCATTGTCATTTTGATAAAAACCGCCGAATAATTGATATTCTCGATTAGCCAAGTCTACACATCTCCGCTTGCACTCCACTCCCGAAGAGAAGTCCGCCAACATGGAGCTCCTCACTTCTGCTCTCCGAACCGTGCTTGAATGCATTGGCGAGGACCCTGACAGGGAAGGATTGCAACGCACCCCAGAGAGATATGCCAAGGCCTTGTTGTGGATGACCAAGGGTTACGAGGAGAGGCTTGTAGATGTGATCAACGATGCGGTCTTTGCCGAGGACCACGATGAGATGGTTATCGTGAGGGATATCGAGGTGTTTAGTCTTTGCGAGCACCACTTGGTTCCTTTCACTGGAAAGGTGTGTTATTGTTGGGTCGGCTTCATGGGGTTATGCTAATGCTCTTATGATAGATTTCCATTGGCTATATCCCCAGCAAGCTTGTTCTGGGTCTTTCCAAGCTCGCTCGTATCGCCGAAACTTTCTCTCGTCGTCTTCAAGTTCAAGAACGTCTTACAAAGCAGGTCGCCCTTGCTGTTGAAGAGGCTATTCGCCCCCGAGGTGTCGCTGTTGTGATGGAGGCTTCGTAAGTGTTATTCTTGGATGTGAACATTATTTCATAAACTGACTGGGAAATTATAGGCACATGTGCATGTCTATGAGAGGTGTCCAGAAGCCGGGCGCGACTACTGTGACCAGCACCATGTTGGGATGCTTCAGGCAACAACAGAAGACGCGAGAAGAGGTGAGTTTGTTTACCTTTCACCTTTTCAGACCCGCGCTGACAAGGTCGTCACAGTTCTTGACTCTTATCCGTACACCCAGTGCTGCCAGGCACTAGGTTGCATGTCCTGATCTTGGAGGCTTTCTCTCGGCCTAGCTTTTCCCaatctctcttccctcgGTTAGATCTCAACATCAGCTTCTCGAATAAGAAAACTGCGCAATTCTGTACATTATTATACTCCTTGTTATTCAACATACAAATATTTGTCTGTCCTATGCATACCAGTGTCACTGTAGCCGCCTGGTCATAGCCCTGGGTGTGCATGCGGTATGCACAGAGCGCGCATAGCGCATCGTAAGCGTCTAAATGGTGGGGTCGAATAGGCGCTCGCGGTGGAGGTGTGTCGGCAATTTGGGCGTCGTAGTGGCCGGCGCGCTTCGTTGCTTTCCATTCCTCCACAGCATTATCCCATATCCCAATTGGgtctcttctttccttcttccttcttcttcatgcTCTCTCGCGGTCTCGCAAGGAGTCAGAACATACAACGCAGCCTTATCTCGCGTAACGTATCCCAACTCGCAAGCCCACTCGCTCTCCGCGCTACTGCTCTCTCCGTATGTCGTCATCTTCGGCCATCCCGTGTGATTAGGCGCTGATGTCTCCCTCTTTATTTTAACTCGTATCCGATAAGAACTCCAATAAACCTTCAAACAAGAactctcctcttcagcCTTACAGAAGGAACCTTTGTTTCTGCCGACACCATAACGACATGTCTGACATCCCTTCTGTTCTTGGCGGTACTGTCGCTGCTGGTGCGCAGGATGATTACCGATTGCCCACGACTGTCTACCCCAATGTGGGTCTTAAATCTCATTGATTGTGAAACATGGCTGATCTCTATTGTTAGCACTATGATATTGTGATCAAGACCGACCTCCTTTCCTCCCCTCCCACCTTCACCGGTGAAGCCCTTATCACCCTCGATGTCAACTCCTCCACTTCTGAACTTGTATTCCACCTCAACAAGGAGCTGTCCATCACACACATTGCCATTTCCACTTCTGACCTCAAGACTACCTCTTCTTTGGTCATCCCCAAAGAAGAGCTCAAGCTTgatgaagaaaaagaaagggCGACTATTTCTCTTGCCAAGTTGCCCGGCGGTGGTTTGAAGGAAGGTACCAAGGACGTCAAGGTGTTCTTCAAGTTTGAATCCGAGTTGCACGCCACCATGTTCGGTTACTACAGGAGCGAAGGCGATGCCGACGAGAATGGCAAGAAGCCAATGTATGTGTATAAGGGCCTGGATTTGTTTCAAGGACCTAAAAGGGCTAATCAAGGTTTGTTAGTTACGGTTTGACCCAGTTCGAAGCCACTGCTGCACGAAAGGCCTTCCCATGCTGGGACGAGCCTCTCATCAAATCCAAgttctccatctccatgATCTCCCGTAACGGCAACACCAATCTCTCCAACATGCCCGAAATCTCCACGAAACCGTGGAAGGCTCCTTCCAACGCCTCTATTGAGCAGGTCTTCTCCAGCTCTTACGAGCTTGGTTCCCTCCTTGGAGGCTCCAGCTCGTTTGCCAAGACTGAGGGTAAGATCGAGGGAAAGACTGAGGGAAAGACTGAAGGCAAGACCGAGTCTTCTTCCGGGTCAGACGATTGGCATATCACCAAGTTTGAGACTTCCCCCCT is drawn from Cryptococcus gattii WM276 chromosome A, complete sequence and contains these coding sequences:
- a CDS encoding GTP cyclohydrolase I, putative (Similar to TIGR gene model, INSD accession AAW41677.1), whose product is MPSTTDPLADSHASPQSPRSIPTASLNNLSLLSESSTGSWERGRMTGNARSPPSSSFLSDSLAAGVSPVVAAGVNVVEGGNGTSASSGAKGLRASGAYPQPQRPWPADKGLSRPNPTTGRVSFPSAPQYARQAREGYGFRPKSGQTTPSTSAEAGLTYPFPSNSSSRVPRPREDDDDLDHRPDGKSMEELRGEVREELDKQGLVQAAKGVVEPHQGIAGIADEEGLGWPAKSTHLRLHSTPEEKSANMELLTSALRTVLECIGEDPDREGLQRTPERYAKALLWMTKGYEERLVDVINDAVFAEDHDEMVIVRDIEVFSLCEHHLVPFTGKISIGYIPSKLVLGLSKLARIAETFSRRLQVQERLTKQVALAVEEAIRPRGVAVVMEASHMCMSMRGVQKPGATTVTSTMLGCFRQQQKTREEFLTLIRTPSAARH